DNA from Prunus persica cultivar Lovell chromosome G6, Prunus_persica_NCBIv2, whole genome shotgun sequence:
TCAATTGAGAAACATATAGCTAGAGTTTGACTGTAAAACAAGTCCCTTCAATTCAATTGAGGATCTAAATTGAGCCAACACAAGTAGAACAAAAGGCAGGAGAATACTTAAACATAAATTGATGCTCTCAGTGAAGATGTacgtggtggtggtggtggtggtggtgacggCAGTTATCCAATCCAAAACACTGCAGAAGAGGGAAACAAGCCGCAAAGATGCATCTCCCGATTCTTCTGAAAGTTGAAGAGACTAAATAACAGGGGCAGCAACAACACGATAACAATGGATCATCATAAGGGCTGTCTCCATCTccatggtgatggtggtgaggACGACCCATGTTCTTTTCTTCAACTATTagacaaaaccaaaagaaacccaacaaTTAAAATCCACTTCTGGAAGACCCCTTTTCTTGAAAATGGCATTTGAAACATAAACAATGAGAAATTGGGTTCATCGGTGAAACATCAAACAAAGAGCTTGTAGTTCTGAAGGCACCTGAATGTATATGAAATTTATGAAAGAGCAAATTGTTGAAGCCAAAGCTGCCAGGGCTTTCCTTTTCTGCACCTATGAATTTATTTGTGAAACTGAAAAGAACTTGACTAGTCTAGAAAGAAACTGGTAATTGGGAAAGTTCAATTCTCAATGTAACGAATGAGAATCTAATACGAGAAATGAACAACTAACATcgaattcgggaaaaaaaaaacaactaacATCGAAAGAAACCAAGACGATTCTGGAAGTGAGCTGGTGGACAATATATTCTGGCCCAAGTGGTTGACACCAACAAGTTATTGTTTGTGGATCTTGAAGCCCAATAACACACAATTTGGTGCACTTGttacttttttgttatgttatgtatattattatttccaTCGAACAAGTAGACAACAAGATGTGGCTGTAGTTTAGTGGTAAGAATTCCACGTTGTGGCCGTGGAGACCTGGGCTCGAATCCCAGCAGCCACAAATTATatacgtttttttttaaacttcatTTTTAAGAAAGTGACAGAGATATAGGTGAAATAATTGTCACCAGAGAAGATACGAGAGCAGTAGAAATATATCCAAAGCAGAGATTCAGAGAATGGAAATGGCTCATCATGAATTAGATTATCTTTGTTCTCTTGACTAAACTGAAAGTGATCATACATTTATGGTACAGCTCTAAAATTTGTATTTCTCTCTTCACATACTTTTCTACCATAACTAGTCATTCACCTATTCTCTCTACATACAATACAACATAGATTCTGTCTCAAGATTTACAGAACTGCTGGATATGATGAAACTGAAGCTTCATCAAGGTAAAAATACAGGGCCAGCAAAGATCTATTCTCGCTTATCCTCCTCCAGATCTTCAGCAAGCACATTGTCATATTCTCGCATGGCCGTCACATCTCCACTCACCTTCAAAGCACCACTTGTTAACGAGATGCCCTCCTCATCAAAATCGTCTCCTGCTTCCTCCAAGTATGCATATCTACATGTCCCGGACCAAAATAAGAACATTAATGAATGTTATCAACTTTTGcgaaggaaatacaaaaaataccAAATTCATAATGTCATTTGCATTTTGGATTCAAATCACCAAAAAGGTGTAACGGATGAAAAAAATCATCAGAAAGCAGAGAAAGAAATGCAGGTCCAAGAAAGGGTTTTGGTTACACATGCGATTGAATTTccacaaaatttcaacaagAATAGCATACCCTTTTATGCTTACGATAAATAACACTCAATACACAAGATAGtagagagaaacaaaaggtCTTCTATAACATAAATTTTATGCCAGTCAAGTCCAACAATGGAAACATGCGTTAAGGAAATCtatatagatttttttatatttataactaCATGCAGATATGACTGTTATGATACAAGACACCATGAACCTGTTAACAAGCAATGTCAAACAAAATACCTAGTTGGGTTACGTGAAGGAGCCCAAAGGATACATATCACCGCCAAGAGAGCATATGCAAGCAGAGTCCAGAATGCAGGAATAATCCAAGCAATTTGCCAATACTCACTCAGAGGATCCGTTGCATTGAAATATAGCTGAGTCAACAATATCCAGGGGAGATTCAATTAGTAGCTTTACTGGAGATAAGAATACGAACAAAGACACCACATAATCCAGTATAGTTCATTGTACCCCATGGAATTGTTAATTCACAATATACAACTTTGCACTGAGTAATACCTCAAAGCCAATCCAAGCAACCGAGAGAAGCACAAAAATTGCGAGATAGTTGGTAAATTTTCGGTATAGTTCCAATTTAGCCATGTTTCTCCTGATCTGCATGCAAAAGAAACAAGAGGAAGAAGGTCAAGAGTTGGTCATTAATGTAACATCCCccaacaaacacacacactatAGATATAAGTAAATTACAGGAAGATATTAATGGGATGAACAATGTTACATGAAATATAAGATACTATATTAAAGCATTCATATGATGAAGGTATAACAGAAGGCAAATAGAgagagtgaaaaaaaaaaaacaaaaacaaaaacaaaagattacCTGAAGTTTCTCTAAAGTTTTTGATAACGATGAGAAAATCCATAGAATAAACCATGAATCTAAGAAGGCAACAGGTAGAaccaaaaacaactttgtttTTCCAGAAAAATCATTAATGTTCCCCAAATGTTCAACAAGCTCAAGTGCTTCTGATGCCACGAAATATACCAGACCAAGAAGAAATACTTTTGGTGTTATACCACCCAGTGTAGGCTTCACGACGCCAAAGCCCATGGAAACTACCAAAAGAAGAAGGCGAGAAAGAGTCTTCTTGACAGCGCTAAAGGTTACAGCCCATAATGTAATGCCCATAGGTCTGATTCCAGTTGAATTAAAATTGGCATACTCAAAGTACCACACAGCCATTTCACACATTCCAAGAGCAATCACTGCTGTAATATGGTAGTGCAATTGTATAATATCCTTCCAAAACTGAACAAACCTCAGAAACCAGGCTAGGCCAAGCACAAGGTAAGCTAAAGACATAAAGCCATATAATGTCATCAAAGGAGCCATCTTCCCAGGCAAATAACCATCTGGGTTTCTCCAATCGGTCCTTCCTTTAATCAATGTGCCCTTGAGTTGCGGATCACagaacataaaataaaggtAGTACATTCCGGAACAATTGATATTAATTGACTTAGTATCCATTGTGGCCTCTTCAGCCTTTCCATTAAAAAAGGTTTTGATGCGCACAGGCCAGTCAGGGTTGTCTGGATTTTTGTGGATAACAACCTCTCCCACCGTGCAGTATCCAGAATTCGAAAGATTTCTGGTGCAGCATATCTTTTCGGATTGGACGAAAGAAGCTCCAATCCGAACCCTGTCCTTCACTTCAAGAATGATAGCTTCCACCAAACCAGTATTCTGCTGCATTTCACTTTGCTTATTGGCAGACTCTTTAGTCCTCACAAAAGTGACACTCTCAAACCTGAAATTCCATTAGTGAGCGCGACATCGTCTATGGAGCCAAATCCATAGCAGGAAATcatgatataatttttttaaaatcaagtGCACAACCATGATTATAACCCAGGTGATTAAAAATCTCAATTTACCAAATAATTCTTACATGTACAAACTTACTAACTGCACAAAATTCACTATCTTAAAGAAATTGGTATCTATGATTCTAGAACTACCAGGTAGCATATAAAGTAACAAAATTTGCAATACAGAGAGGATAAAAGGAAGTAATAGAAATTAGTGACCTGATGAAGGACTTGCCCTTGAGGTGATGATTGTCTGTGGACGAAGAATCAGCAGAACCATGGACCTTAGAAGCGTAGAGGCCCTCGCTGCCGCCATGGAAGAAGAAGGCGTTTGACTGAGGACTGAAAGCTTCATTTCTGTACTCGTGGATTGAAGCATTACACTGTACGATGCATTCGTTgcatataataaaaataacccCAAATATGAACCCTAAAAGCGAGCCCTTTTCACACCACAACAATCTCTGTTCCATTTCTCTCACCTCCCCTCTTCCTCTCAAATTATCAGCGCACTAGTTTTTGAGACGATAAAGTGAGCAATTCTAAAGTGAGCAAGAAACAGGCAACCAACTGAAAACGACACCGCGCCTTACTGGTAGCGGTACTGACTTCCGCTCAGTCTAAATGGCTTCTTGTTGGGCCTTCTTTCCGACGCCATTCTCTTGGGATGGTTTTTGCGTTACCTTTATCAACTTTGTACGTATTGGGCTTTTTGTTGTCAaacttttgaaacaaaaaataaaaaataaaaaaatcaagcattatAGTACTCGACTGAGAGGCATGTTTTTGTTCAGAAAGACAAAATGAGAGATTATAAAGAGGGGGTTtttaatagtctttttttataataaaaaaattatattaaaggGGGGTTTTTAATAGTCATTCGATCAATTGTAGAGTAATTGTTGTAAGGTTAGTTGAACTCCTTAACGTAGTCCCTCAACATAGCCCGTACAATCACACTTTCAaacttaatatttttaaacgacacattcaaattatttgaatcaaatgag
Protein-coding regions in this window:
- the LOC18772082 gene encoding transmembrane protein 87B, which gives rise to MEQRLLWCEKGSLLGFIFGVIFIICNECIVQCNASIHEYRNEAFSPQSNAFFFHGGSEGLYASKVHGSADSSSTDNHHLKGKSFIRFESVTFVRTKESANKQSEMQQNTGLVEAIILEVKDRVRIGASFVQSEKICCTRNLSNSGYCTVGEVVIHKNPDNPDWPVRIKTFFNGKAEEATMDTKSININCSGMYYLYFMFCDPQLKGTLIKGRTDWRNPDGYLPGKMAPLMTLYGFMSLAYLVLGLAWFLRFVQFWKDIIQLHYHITAVIALGMCEMAVWYFEYANFNSTGIRPMGITLWAVTFSAVKKTLSRLLLLVVSMGFGVVKPTLGGITPKVFLLGLVYFVASEALELVEHLGNINDFSGKTKLFLVLPVAFLDSWFILWIFSSLSKTLEKLQIRRNMAKLELYRKFTNYLAIFVLLSVAWIGFELYFNATDPLSEYWQIAWIIPAFWTLLAYALLAVICILWAPSRNPTRYAYLEEAGDDFDEEGISLTSGALKVSGDVTAMREYDNVLAEDLEEDKRE